A window of Vigna unguiculata cultivar IT97K-499-35 chromosome 4, ASM411807v1, whole genome shotgun sequence contains these coding sequences:
- the LOC114182059 gene encoding aspartokinase 3, chloroplastic-like isoform X1, with amino-acid sequence MASALQFQGVQGSLAVRRSIHHAKSQIGFAAFGAPACSRRVWGDKVAFSITCKASASEVIEKSVTECEKVSSEGETSFTCVMKFGGSSVASAERMKEVASLILTFPEERPIVVLSAMGKTTNKLLLAGEKAVSCGVTNVSTIEELSFIKDLHQRTVDQLGVDISVIAKHLEELEQLLKGIAMMKELTKRTQDYLVSFGECMSTRIFAAYLNKIGVKARQYDAFEIGFITTDDFTNADILEATYPAVAKRLNGDWLSDPAIAIVTGFLGKARKSCAVTTLGRGGSDLTATAIGKALGLPEIQVWKDVDGVLTCDPNIYPKAEPVPFLTFDEAAELAYFGAQVLHPQSMRPARESDIPVRVKNSYNPKAPGTLITKARDMSKAILTSIVLKRNVTMLDIVSTRMLGQYGFLAKVFSIFEDLGISVDVVATSEVSVSLTLDPSKLWSRELIQQASELDHVVEELEKIAVVNLLQNRSIISLIGNVQRSSLILEKAFRVLRTLGVTVQMISQGASKVNISLVVNDSEAEQCVRALHSVFFESELSELES; translated from the exons ATGGCAAGCGCGTTGCAGTTTCAAGGGGTTCAAGGGAGCCTTGCTGTGAGGAGGAGCATTCATCATGCAAAGTCCCAAATTGGGTTTGCAGCATTTGGTGCTCCTGCTTGCTCCAGAAGAGTTTGGGGCGATAAAGTGGCATTCAGTATCACGTGTAAAGCCTCGGCGAGTGAGGTGATTGAGAAGAGTGTAACCGAGTGTGAAAAGGTGAGTAGTGAGGGTGAAACGAGTTTCACATGTGTCATGAAGTTTGGTGGCTCTTCAGTGGCTTCTGCTGAGAGGATGAAAGAGGTGGCTTCCCTTATATTGACTTTCCCGGAGGAGAGACCTATAGTTGTTCTCTCTGCTATGGGAAAAACAACAAACAAGCTTTTGCTG GCTGGAGAGAAAGCTGTGAGTTGTGGTGTTACTAATGTGTCAACTATTGAGGAGCTCAGCTTTATAAAAGACCTGCACCAAAG GACTGTGGATCAGCTTGGAGTAGACATATCTGTTATTGCAA AGCATCTAGAAGAGTTGGAGCAACTTCTGAAGGGAATAGCTATGATGAAAGAGTTGACTAAAAGGACTCAGGACTATTTAGTTTCCTTTGGAGAATGCATGTCGACTAGGATCTTTGCTGcatatcttaataaaatagGTGTCAAGGCCCGCCAA TACGATGCATTTGAGATTGGTTTTATAACTACTGATGATTTCACAAATGCGGACATTTTGGAAGCAACTTATCCGGCCGTTGCAAAAAGATTGAACGGCGATTGGCTGTCCGATCCTGCAATTGCAATTGTTACAGGCTTCCTTGGAAAG gCCCGGAAATCATGTGCAGTGACAACACTGGGAAGAGGGGGCAGTGATTTGACAGCTACTGCAATTGGGAAAGCACTAGGGTTGCCCGAGATTCAG GTTTGGAAGGATGTTGATGGTGTCCTAACATGCGATCCAAATATATACCCAAAAGCAGAACCTGTTCCTTTTTTGACATTTGATGAGGCTGCTGAACTAGCTTACTTTGGTGCTCAG GTTCTGCATCCACAGTCTATGAGACCTGCGAGAGAAAGTGATATTCCTGTTAGGGTTAAAAATTCTTACAACCCTAAAGCTCCAGGTACTCTCATCACCAAGGCAAGAGATATGAGCAAG GCAATATTAACAAGCATTGTTTTGAAACGTAATGTGACCATGTTGGATATAGTGAGCACTCGCATGCTTGGTCAATATGGTTTCCTCGCTAAG GTATTTTCAATCTTTGAAGATTTAGGTATATCAGTTGATGTTGTAGCTACGAGTGAAGTCAGTGTTTCCTTGACGCTGGATCCATCAAAGCTATGGAGCAGAGAGCTAATTCAGCAGGCAAGT GAACTTGATCACGTTGTTGAAGAACTAGAGAAAATCGCTGTGGTGAATCTCCTGCAGAATAGATCCATAATCTCTCTCATTGGAAATGTTCAGAGGTCATCACTAATATTGGAGAAG
- the LOC114182059 gene encoding aspartokinase 3, chloroplastic-like isoform X2, producing MASALQFQGVQGSLAVRRSIHHAKSQIGFAAFGAPACSRRVWGDKVAFSITCKASASEVIEKSVTECEKVSSEGETSFTCVMKFGGSSVASAERMKEVASLILTFPEERPIVVLSAMGKTTNKLLLAGEKAVSCGVTNVSTIEELSFIKDLHQRTVDQLGVDISVIAKHLEELEQLLKGIAMMKELTKRTQDYLVSFGECMSTRIFAAYLNKIGVKARQYDAFEIGFITTDDFTNADILEATYPAVAKRLNGDWLSDPAIAIVTGFLGKARKSCAVTTLGRGGSDLTATAIGKALGLPEIQVWKDVDGVLTCDPNIYPKAEPVPFLTFDEAAELAYFGAQVLHPQSMRPARESDIPVRVKNSYNPKAPGTLITKARDMSKAILTSIVLKRNVTMLDIVSTRMLGQYGFLAKVFSIFEDLGISVDVVATSEVSVSLTLDPSKLWSRELIQQELDHVVEELEKIAVVNLLQNRSIISLIGNVQRSSLILEKAFRVLRTLGVTVQMISQGASKVNISLVVNDSEAEQCVRALHSVFFESELSELES from the exons ATGGCAAGCGCGTTGCAGTTTCAAGGGGTTCAAGGGAGCCTTGCTGTGAGGAGGAGCATTCATCATGCAAAGTCCCAAATTGGGTTTGCAGCATTTGGTGCTCCTGCTTGCTCCAGAAGAGTTTGGGGCGATAAAGTGGCATTCAGTATCACGTGTAAAGCCTCGGCGAGTGAGGTGATTGAGAAGAGTGTAACCGAGTGTGAAAAGGTGAGTAGTGAGGGTGAAACGAGTTTCACATGTGTCATGAAGTTTGGTGGCTCTTCAGTGGCTTCTGCTGAGAGGATGAAAGAGGTGGCTTCCCTTATATTGACTTTCCCGGAGGAGAGACCTATAGTTGTTCTCTCTGCTATGGGAAAAACAACAAACAAGCTTTTGCTG GCTGGAGAGAAAGCTGTGAGTTGTGGTGTTACTAATGTGTCAACTATTGAGGAGCTCAGCTTTATAAAAGACCTGCACCAAAG GACTGTGGATCAGCTTGGAGTAGACATATCTGTTATTGCAA AGCATCTAGAAGAGTTGGAGCAACTTCTGAAGGGAATAGCTATGATGAAAGAGTTGACTAAAAGGACTCAGGACTATTTAGTTTCCTTTGGAGAATGCATGTCGACTAGGATCTTTGCTGcatatcttaataaaatagGTGTCAAGGCCCGCCAA TACGATGCATTTGAGATTGGTTTTATAACTACTGATGATTTCACAAATGCGGACATTTTGGAAGCAACTTATCCGGCCGTTGCAAAAAGATTGAACGGCGATTGGCTGTCCGATCCTGCAATTGCAATTGTTACAGGCTTCCTTGGAAAG gCCCGGAAATCATGTGCAGTGACAACACTGGGAAGAGGGGGCAGTGATTTGACAGCTACTGCAATTGGGAAAGCACTAGGGTTGCCCGAGATTCAG GTTTGGAAGGATGTTGATGGTGTCCTAACATGCGATCCAAATATATACCCAAAAGCAGAACCTGTTCCTTTTTTGACATTTGATGAGGCTGCTGAACTAGCTTACTTTGGTGCTCAG GTTCTGCATCCACAGTCTATGAGACCTGCGAGAGAAAGTGATATTCCTGTTAGGGTTAAAAATTCTTACAACCCTAAAGCTCCAGGTACTCTCATCACCAAGGCAAGAGATATGAGCAAG GCAATATTAACAAGCATTGTTTTGAAACGTAATGTGACCATGTTGGATATAGTGAGCACTCGCATGCTTGGTCAATATGGTTTCCTCGCTAAG GTATTTTCAATCTTTGAAGATTTAGGTATATCAGTTGATGTTGTAGCTACGAGTGAAGTCAGTGTTTCCTTGACGCTGGATCCATCAAAGCTATGGAGCAGAGAGCTAATTCAGCAG GAACTTGATCACGTTGTTGAAGAACTAGAGAAAATCGCTGTGGTGAATCTCCTGCAGAATAGATCCATAATCTCTCTCATTGGAAATGTTCAGAGGTCATCACTAATATTGGAGAAG